From the genome of Halomonas sp. MCCC 1A13316, one region includes:
- a CDS encoding FliC/FljB family flagellin produces MSVINTNITSMIGQANLSKSQNALQTSMERLSSGLRINSAKDDAAGQAIANRMSSQITGLSQAQRNANDGISAAQTAEGALNQVNDNLQRIRELTVQAQNGTNSGDDLNSIQAEIEQRVNEINRISDETSFNGVKVLSKDQDISIQVGANDGESIDIELEEINSDTLSMDTFNVNGYVDNVTAKVAGDFTDSNDVAISTLTLTDSNTAGAGTNALVQDDAGNYFVENTNGTVKTYFSVSESDFKITDDSTGAAGDGELEVAFDSSAQGQTEARTTDPLATLDGALSQVDTLRSDLGAIQNRFESAITNLQTNETNLSAARSRIEDADYATEVANMTKAQILQQAGTSVLAQANQIPQNVLSLLG; encoded by the coding sequence ATGTCAGTGATCAATACCAACATCACTTCCATGATTGGCCAGGCCAACCTGTCCAAGTCACAGAATGCCCTGCAGACCTCCATGGAGCGCCTCTCCTCCGGCCTGCGTATCAACAGCGCCAAGGATGATGCGGCGGGTCAGGCCATCGCCAACCGCATGAGCAGCCAGATCACTGGTCTGTCTCAGGCGCAGCGCAACGCCAACGACGGTATCTCAGCGGCTCAAACTGCTGAAGGCGCCCTTAATCAGGTAAACGATAACCTGCAGCGTATTCGTGAACTGACTGTTCAGGCTCAGAACGGCACCAACTCCGGCGATGACCTTAATTCGATTCAAGCAGAAATTGAGCAACGGGTTAATGAGATCAATCGCATTTCTGATGAGACCAGCTTCAACGGCGTGAAGGTCCTCTCAAAGGATCAAGATATTTCAATTCAGGTCGGTGCCAATGATGGTGAATCCATCGATATTGAGCTTGAAGAGATTAATTCAGATACCCTGAGCATGGATACATTCAATGTGAATGGGTATGTAGATAATGTTACTGCAAAGGTTGCTGGTGACTTCACGGATAGTAATGATGTCGCAATAAGCACCCTTACCCTTACTGATAGTAATACTGCTGGTGCTGGAACAAATGCGCTTGTTCAAGATGATGCGGGAAACTATTTTGTTGAAAATACAAACGGCACTGTTAAAACATATTTTTCAGTAAGCGAGAGTGACTTTAAAATCACAGATGATTCTACTGGCGCAGCAGGGGATGGTGAGCTCGAAGTAGCATTTGATTCCTCAGCCCAAGGTCAGACTGAAGCTCGTACCACTGATCCTTTGGCAACTTTGGATGGTGCTCTGAGCCAAGTTGACACACTTCGCTCTGACCTCGGTGCTATCCAGAACCGTTTCGAGTCTGCCATCACCAACCTTCAGACCAACGAGACCAACCTGTCTGCTGCCCGTTCGCGCATCGAAGACGCCGACTACGCGACCGAAGTGGCTAACATGACCAAGGCTCAGATCCTGCAGCAGGCCGGTACTTCCGTACTGGCACAGGCAAACCAGATTCCGCAGAACGTGCTGTCTCTGCTGGGTTAA